GATTTAGTTTAAATTTGCACTTATTACCCTGCTTATTCCTACTCAATTTGCAATCAAATTCTATTCCAAGATTTTTTCACGTACAATTGGCAAGCCAGGTTTCTCTCtctatttgattttgattttccaTGTGAACAACTTTGCATTGGTCTCTATCAAGTTTGATTCTTTCCCTTTCAAATACAGTGCGTGATGCTGACCAACCTACCTTGATGCTTGGAtttcataaaatcatatttttaatagAAGTGAGATATTTTAGGCCAGTAAATCCAACTCCCTCCTCTGtcctttatttattgaatttatatgtcaCGCATGTCACTATCATGCTAAATTTTCCCACTCATTTGTGTCGTCTGCAAATTAGATAACTATTTTTTTCCTGACCCTCATACTAATTTTGAATTCTAAATTATGAATATAAATCTTAGGACTGAAGTTTGGTTGTCTTATAagatgaatagaatggaatggaatagaacagaacagaataattttttattggccaagtgtgattggacacacaacaaatttgtcttggtgcgtatgctctcagtgaacataaaagaaaagatataatcatcaagaatcataaggtagaacatttaatgatagaccgaatacaatcaaatcatattaggaatcagtcaatataaattgtaaggatacaagcaacaaaattacagtcatacagtcatttgtgggaggagatgggtgatgggagatCTTTCTGGTTCACTAAATCTGTAAGGACTCTCCAGTGTGATTTTGAGTCATCTGTGTATTCAGCTTACTCTTAACAAGTGTGTTAATAAGAATGTTATGAAGTATTTTCTCAATGCTTTGCTAAAATTGAGATGTATTatgtctatatttatttattttatttttatttatttattttgtccaatacataatgaaggttttagtgggtatatatctatatacacatagtaaaatacatgatgaaggttatagaggagatactcatagtaaaacatatctaagaaataatagaaaagaagatatagtaatagaacatatcaatgaaagaatagaagaagagatataggaatagaagaaaggtataggagatagaggagagcaataggacaggggacggaaggcactctagtgcacttgtactcgccccttactgacctcttaggaatctggataggtcaaccatagataatctaagggtactgtgttcagttctggagacctcacctacaaaaagatattgacaaaattgaacgggtccaaagacgagtcttcggagaggggcggcatacaaatctaagtaataaataataaataaataaatacaagaatggtggaaggtcttaagcataaaacatatcaggaaagacttaatgaactcaatctgtatagtctggaggacagaagggaaaggggggacatgatcgaaacatttaaatatgttaaagggttaaataaggttcaggagggaagtgtttttaataggaaagtgaacacaagaacaagaggacacaatctgaagttagttgggggaaagatcaaaggcaacatgagaaaatattattttactgaaagagtagtagatccttggaacaaacttccagcaggcgtggttggtaaatccacagtaactgaatttaaacatgtctgggataaacatatatccattgtaagattaaatacaggaaatagtataagggcagactagatggaccatgaggtctttttctgccgtcagtcttctatgtttctatgtaaagtgttgggggtttggggatgacactatggagtccggtaatgagttccacgcttcaacaactcggttactgaagtcatattttttacagtcaagtttggagcggttaatattaagtttaaatctgttgtgttgttgtggttgaagctgaagtagtcgccgacaggcaggatgttgcagcatatgatatcaTTCACAGAGTCTACTAACTAAGTTACTAAGTTGATAAAAAGGGTAAGGCTACTTTGGCAAAACTTGTTCTTAACCAAATACACAGTGACCTCAGGTAAATGGCTCCATTGTTTGCTgaaggatttcttttttttttttacttctcgcGGAAATAATTGGTTATTGATTTTCCTCGAGGCCTTTTGAGCCTCCTGTGTTTCTCTTTCCTGTTTCTTATACGTGCATTTTTTCCCCCGTATTTttgtcttctccctccctccaggaTTCGAGTTCTTTGAGGCCAGCGCGAAGGACAACATTAACGTGAAGCAAACCTTCGAACGTTTGGTGGACATCATTTGCGAAAAGATGTCCGAGTCACTGGATGCAGCTGATCCAGCTGTGACCGGTGCCAAGCAGGGTCCACAACTGACCGACCAACAAGCTCCCCCCCACCAGGAGTGCGCCTGTTAAGAGACTTTGGTGTGGATGCCCTGATTTTACCTCTCCTACCCACCTTGCCTGCCTCATGTCTTGCAGTAACCAGAGCCCTTAGATTCTTGACAGTTTGTGCTCCCTGTCCTCCCTACCGCCACCaacacacacctacacacacacacaaacacaccatttaGCTATCCCATTGCTTATCCTTTTGGGGTAGGTGGCCGAGACTCAAACCCAGAGCTCCTCCACCTCTCTGTGTGGGCCTTTCAATGCTTCAAAAGTTACTCTACTTTAATATTTGGGTGGATAGAAGCTCCATCTTCGTAtgtgccccccccttccccccacccCGCCGGGAACCAAGTTGATGAGCTtggaaaaaaagggggtgggggacaACGCTGGAACTTTTAACTGTTCTTagtggggttttatttatttatatatttataacgtTCCCTCTGAACatcctttccctcttcctgcttcgtAAGCGCCACGAATCCCACCGCGTTTTTCCCGCACTCggtatggacaaaaaaaaaatagatgacgTCTCAAGATTTAAGGGGATCTGGCTGGGTCTTCGCAGGAAGGAAAATATATCTGTCAGAAGCATCTGTCTCTTTCCTCCCGACCGCTGATCACGGGctgtagagaaaaaaataataatattgttcagGCAAACTGAGCTATCTGGGAACTATCCCACTACCAGCTCTGAATTGGGCTCGGTTTTTTGTAATGCTGCGAAGTGAGGTTAACTCACCCTTTGTTTATCTCCAGTTCGTGCCGGCTTCTTGCATGCTGTTTATCCCCTACCGTCAATGAAAATCGTAGGTTTTAAGGCGAATATCTTTCTTCACAGAACGGCAGGAACTTAAAACTCTGCTCCTTGTCATGCTGGATTCTTAAAGCATTACGGTCACTCTAGGTCTAGTTGAACCCGGTCACTTAGCAAGAAGAGGTTTGCGTGGGTggatcctttttatttatttttttcattcaggtagaagaggaagaaggCCTTCCTGTATTTAGAAGATGACCCTATTTGGAGAAACGATAGAGTAGATCCTTTTTTGCTCCGCCAGCAAGGGATTTGTAACGGTGGCTTTGCTCCGCTACTTGCAGCGGCCTAGTCTACACCCAGATTTTCCGGCGTCTCTCCTTGAGAGAAACAGGGCTAAATTGGAAGCATTGCTCATTGGCTGGCTGGTCGTAGCAAAGAGGTGCCCTTTGGGCTGTGTGCAGCGAAGCTTTGTCACCTGCCTGGCGTCATTGAAGGTGAAAGTCGATCGGAGAAGTTCTGCTTCCGTTCACTTGCCCTGCAGAAGGCCCTTCTCCCGCTTCCACCTCGCCGAGAGTATAGATAACTCGCttgctccttctccctctccccgtcttcctcagtgtacagaaaacgaaaaaaggaaaaaaaataaataaaaataaagcaatctCTCCAGTTCCGTGTAAATAGAAGTAGCTGGTGatgttgtgtgtgtatatggACCTTTCATTGCCGTGTCGTGGTTTGTGTTGGGTGTTTTtagtttgttatttttaaaataagtcaCCCTACTTGACGGGTTTTTTCCCTCCCGCAGAACTATGTATTTATTCAGGAGGAGAAAGGCGGAGAGGCAGCTGGAAAACCCATCTTGGCTGGTCTAAAAACCACACTGAGAAGGTCGAAGGTCAACCATTTTGGAATGGTTTCGCTGCTGCCTCCCTTTCCTGAACAGGCCTGGGTTTGCAGGGGTGACGTTGAACCTGATGTCATGCATTCCTCTCAGTCCAGCATTATCTTTTCCTAGCACGGACTGAGGCAGGTTGGGGTTGAATTCTGTCAACAGCCACTGTTACCTTCCTCCTCCCAGTTCTCCTATTCCCCCTTCCCCGTTGCTATCCTTAATTTATTTTTCAATGAAGCTCTATAGTCTATACGTTTGTTTTACAAATTCTTGGGACAccatctgctctctctctctttctctctctttctctttctctctctctctttgaagtTTACTTtaatggagaaaaaaatatgctgtactgtatttaaaacaaaacaaaacctgtcAGAagtgtcaaaataaataaattcagtttcctaaaatgagcaaacaaaaatCACTGTACTAAGGAGATATTGTGAAGAAATAAAATGGCTAATCACAAAAGCGTTTGATCTCGGAGTTCCTGTGAAAGAAATACAATATAATTTTGCCTGAAAGTGACCATTAAGGATCGGGGGAAACCTATCGGAGGTGCAGATAAAAACTATTTTCCCAGTCTAGATCATTCAGAGAGGTATTTATTAACATCATACATATTCAATCCACCAGATTAATTAATAAGGAAATAtaatgtgtgtttttttaaatagagtttattaatttccagttttgcaaaaacaataatacaataaatacaataagtgattctgcattgttacatcattgcatccttttttttttagttaccTCACATTTTACATATTTGGACATATTGTACATATTGATATTAGATTATTGCTATAGCTAAAAtatttatacttttctatatACATTTTTACATGCTATGCTTCTATTTTAACTCTTTATTTTTACTTCTGTTTTTCTATGCTCAGTCCAATGGTACCAACTATTCCATATTTCAAAATACTCTTGAGTCTTTCTGGCCTTGCAAGTCAATTGTTAGCCTGTCCATCTCATAAATTTTGCTAATTATTGTTCTCTCCGgctttctggtagaatcctcccaaaaattcacaggtacaaatttcagacacacacacgtttgaaaattcaaaacaatgttctttataatgaaaattcacttaaaccaagccctctttttgtatagcaaagagcactggtctccaaacaaactggtaatttgtacaagtcccttatcagttctgtgatacttagcttgcagctgtgaggtaattcacagtccttcttctttcacaaagtgaaacacactttgccctggtttagtttcaaagcggggagaaaatcagcacacaaaaagtcaaagtcagtaaagcagtcacgaaacacaatgatcagataatcctccacaatggccaaacccacaggctgctatttatagcagcctcactaattaccacagccccacccaaccacaggtggcctcattttcttttataataatctctcagttgttgttgcctatgcatcgctctctgcatgcgtggctgtatcattaactcttgttctgaatccaaggaggagagagataattgatctccttctgagctgtctgccacactctcctcctccctgtcactcatgtcttcttggtcagaggagccttcatcatcagatgccaccaggggcaaaacaggcctgcagcatgtggatgtctcccccacatccacagtccttggggcaagagttgggccagagctaactacaacaattattggggtgggggggtttccCAAATCTTTCCAAAATTGGAAATATAATCTTAAGTCCAGAGTTATTTGGTTTATATCTTCTTGATCAATGTTCTGGAAGATCTGGAataatttccatttattttctggGCCATGTCAATCTGCCCATCCTAGCATTCGTAGAAGTTTTAATCAGGAAGGTAAGCTTTGCATAGATCAACATTGTAGCTACAGGGAGTCCTCCACTTAtgtccacaattgagccccaaatttcatttgttgagacatttgttaagtgagttttacaactttttcttgccatagctgttaagtgaatcactgcagttgttaagccagcaacccagttgttaagtgaacctggcttctccattgactttgcttgtcagaaggtcacaaaaggggatcccatgacCCCCCCAGGgacgctgcaaccatcataaatatgaaccagtaaccaaacgtctgaattttggtcaaatgaccatggggatactgccgAGGATGTAACTCTGAAAAatcgtcataagtcacttttttcaaggctgttgtaactttgaacggtccctAAATGGattgctgtaagtcgaggactacttgtatatatATCATTTCTCTCAGGTAAGATAGGTCTCCCAGCTTATTCTCAACAACCCTGTAGATACGTTGGGTAGAGctcaaagccatctgcccagaacTATGGCTGAGTGAGAACTTGAACCCAAGTTCTTCTCTGTCCAAATTTAGCATTTCAAACACTTGAATATTGATTTTGAAAAGTGCCTAAGAAGAAGGACACCCAAGGGACTTCTAAAGTGAACAATATAATTTGGGGTAGTGATTAAGGGATCAGCTGGAAACTAGAAGACCGTGACATCTAGTCCAGCTAGgaggtactaatatcactctataaatGCAGTGGttcttcaacctttctaatgccgcgaccccttaatacagttcctcatgttgtgactcccagccataagtctagcgccaattctcccaacagagctttaagctgattggcaggaaagtcagagagacacccccactgtaaacacctgattggtccgattataaaaatatgttccaaggcgtcagaatagaagctttagttcctaagaccatgggaaatttgtcttttcccatggtcttaggcgatccctgtgaaatggtcattcgacccccagaaGGGTCCCGACCTccagttgaaaaccactgctataaagccttagttagaccacacctagagtactgcatccagttttggtcaccacaccacaaaaaagatattgaaacactagAGGAAGTGCAACagggagcaaccaggatgattaagggactggaaatgATAAGATATGAAAAGcgattgcaagaactgggcatggacagtctagcgaagaaaaggaccaggggagatatggatagcagtcttccaatacttgaggggctgccacactgAGGAGGGGGGtcgggctgttttccaaagcaccagaaagccagataaggaataatgttgtggttgtggttagctctggcccagctcctgccgcaaagaatgtgcaggtggatgtgggggagacatccacatgcagcaggcctgttttgctcccgatggaatctgccgatgaagcctcctctgaccaaggaagcgtgagtgacagggaagaggggagtttggcagacagcccaggaggagatcaatcatctgtatcatccttggattctgaacaagaattaatgacacatccacgcatgcgtagagtgatgtataggagacaacaactgaaggattattacaagagaaaacgaggccacctgtggttgggtggggctccagtaattagggctgctgctataaatagcagcgtgtgggtttggctgttgtggaagagtatctgatcgcagttcttcaggaatcgtgtgttgctgttttctggactttgttgaattttcatgcctttgaaaccaaagcagagcaacgtggttggaagaagaaggggtgtgaagtttcttcacagctgctagctaagtacttaatgactgcttaagggaaattgtacagactacccagttgttttgggatgagtgctctttgcaatacaaaaagagtgcttagtttattttgacttttgggataaagaacattgttttgaattttcaaacgtgtgtgtgtctgcaatttgtacccttgaattttcggaggCTCCTACCAATGAAcccggcagaacagaagctgaccaaagagagattcaacttggaaataaggaggaacttcctgatggtgagaatgatcaaccagtggaacggcttgcctgcggaggttgtgagagctccagcaCTTGAGACCTTCATTGGAAAttagactgccatctgtctgaaatggtgtagggactcctgcttgagcagggggttgaactagatcagaggtccccaaccttttttgcaccagggaccagctttaagctagaccagttttccatggcccggtgggggtgggggtggggctttggtcatatgggggtggggttatggaggggtggagcttagtgcatACTTATCATATAATTATGACATTTATAATGAGAATGTGATTCAACTTACCATAGGTTCAGAATGAGTGGGAGCACCAGGCTTGTTTCCCTGGACCAGTGGGAGCACTGGGCTTGTTTTCCTGCAACAAGACGGTCCCATCTAGGGGCGATGGGAGACAGTGAAACCCGAAGTGTGTTCCTTATGTCCAGTCTACTCCGTAATCTCGTTTTTGCTGTTGTCATGGCAGAAAACCCAGTTTCACAAAGATAGGATGTTGGAAAAGGAAGCAGAGTTTTCAGTGCTTTGGTGGCGATCCCAGGATATTCAGCCTGGACTTTAATCCAGAATGTTGGGAGATTTGAAGTCTCAAACATACTTTTAAGGCTACCATCATTTGCAATCTCAAGCAGTTGGTCTTCTTCAAGCACGGACAAGGTCGATTCACCTGGCTTGTTCACAAATGGGTTGCGAATCCATTCCTTCCTAGTTCGTGGGTCTTTTGTGGTCGGAAAATAGCGCTCAAACTCTTCTGAAAGCTGAGATAGGTGATCATGTACCAACTGGGAGAATGAAGGCTCAGGCTCGGTCTCTTCCAAAATTCCTGCTAATGTTTGAAACATGTCAAATATCCCTGTTCTCACTCGCAGTCCCCACACTTCCAGTTTGGCTTTAAATGCAGCAACTTTATCTGCCAACTTGAAGGCAGTTGTCATTCTCCCCTGAAGTGACAGATTAAGTTCGTTCAAAAAGTTGAAAATGTCACATAAGTAAGCAAGTTTTGTGACCCATTCCTTACTACTGAAATGTGCTGCAAGTGGCGATTCTTTTTCTAAAAGAAATCTATAAAGCGGGTCTCGTAACTCAAAAACTCTGGCCAGTGCTCTACCTTTAGAAAGCCATCTGACTTCTGTGTGTAGGAGAAGACGTTTGTGCTCCGCGTCCATCTCCTCACAGAGCTGCTCGAACAGACGTGAGTTAAGGGCATGTGCTTTTATGTGATTAATAACTTTAATCACATCTTGCAAAACGCTGTTAAGTTCAGGTGACATTTTTCGGCTTGCCAGCATTTCTCTATGGATGACACAGTGCGTAGAGTCGCATTCAGACGCAACCTCTTTGACCCGGGTAGTTAAACCAGAAAGCCGTCCATTCATGGCAGCTGCTCCGTCTGTGCATATACCAACACAAAATGACCAGTTTAGGTTTCCTGATATGTAATCATCCAAAGACTTGAATAGTTCTGCACCTGTGGTGTTGGCTGGCAACAATAATACACATAACATATCCTCATGCACATCCTCTTGAAAAATATATCGCACATAAACAAGCATCATTGCCTTGTTGTCAACGTCAGTAGACTCGTCAACCTGGATTGCGTACCATGGTGACGCATTAATCCTCTCCAACAATTGTACCTCAATGTCTTCTGCTATTTCATTAATTTGTCTATTGACAGTGCTCGCTGAAAGAGGAACCTGTGCCACTTTTTTAACCGCAGCCTCTCCTAAAAGTTCCTGGCAAATGTCCTTAGCGGCAGGCAGGATCAACTCTTCACCAATAGTGAAGGGCTTCTTAGCCTTGGCAATGCGGTTAGCCACTAAGAATGATGCTCTCAGAGCAGACACATTTGTTGATGTGGTGGCCTTCAATAATTGCTTCTGTCCTTCGTGTTCGgggttttttctttcaaaaaactCCAAAGGCTTGTCTTTTGATGCAGGGTGCTTGGTCTGTAAGTGGCGAACCAGTTTTGAAGGCTTCATGGCCTCGTTGGATAGCTGGTCGCCACATATCAGACAGAGGGGGCTTGGGGCATGTGAATCGCCAGTTGCGATGAACCCATAATTTAAGTAGGActcattgtattttcttttaaatgcagctttcttttttttagcaGTCATGGAGTCTTCATCTGTCTCATTGggtctttcttccttttcaaagAAGCTCTTCAGTGATGTTTGTTTTTTACTCATTTTACAAGGGTTAGAGGTGAAGGCGTAGTGGGCCCCTAACACAGAAAGATGGCTATTGCTACTGGAGACGGGCACTGATGATGATGACTGAAAtatattgagacgccagacgaagtgctaaacagtggttccctttattcagctctttccgcaagtgacaatcagctgggaactcaccagccggcaatgagaaactcggctctatttatactcttaaggctcgcgccaaaagagctgtcctgcgtctgagccaatcagacgcctcctagcatttccaatctgcctggtaacagcattcacctcaggcaactatttacatggcatattaacatactcaacacccctccctccttagtcaagtgCCAACTGTCCATCAattgagccatgtgatgaagtcctccaatcgagtgggtctgcgcgaggctcgctcagacctgcgcagatcagtcgAGTCTGGaacttcgttggtggaggttggctctctgtcggatccggagcctggctgggcccgagtgggggctccggcctgcagcgaagtccggatggaagctgaatcgacgtcggaggaggatGATGGTGGCTCGTTGGTGTCGTGGGAGCGTTCCAGCCTCGGTGAGCCCAAATTTACATCCAACAAATCGGGTTGtacataagagtctgctttgggggaagaggttacaatggcggtttgcgtattttcagagttaatccgccctcttaagtaatcaatgtgccgtttccaaatacggccatcctctaattgtattaaatatgttttaggccccttttgttgtaggacttttccttttacccattgaactcccccatcaaaatttcgggcaaatacattctggcctagatacatgcttctttcaggtattacagacatttcaccttgacccatggtattTGAATATCGAGGATGtaacctgtctaaaggagaccttagtttccgccccattaagacttctgcagggcttttattggtggcagcatttggagtaatatgttgcattaacaggaattggtctaatttactttgtatttccccagggcctgctctgcgcagcgcctcttTCGCCACACGCACATAACGGtcagccaacccgttagcccatggggagtaaggggagattagTGCATGCCTGACACCTATATT
This genomic window from Erythrolamprus reginae isolate rEryReg1 chromosome 1, rEryReg1.hap1, whole genome shotgun sequence contains:
- the LOC139159835 gene encoding SCAN domain-containing protein 3-like, whose product is MTAKKKKAAFKRKYNESYLNYGFIATGDSHAPSPLCLICGDQLSNEAMKPSKLVRHLQTKHPASKDKPLEFFERKNPEHEGQKQLLKATTSTNVSALRASFLVANRIAKAKKPFTIGEELILPAAKDICQELLGEAAVKKVAQVPLSASTVNRQINEIAEDIEVQLLERINASPWYAIQVDESTDVDNKAMMLVYVRYIFQEDVHEDMLCVLLLPANTTGAELFKSLDDYISGNLNWSFCVGICTDGAAAMNGRLSGLTTRVKEVASECDSTHCVIHREMLASRKMSPELNSVLQDVIKVINHIKAHALNSRLFEQLCEEMDAEHKRLLLHTEVRWLSKGRALARVFELRDPLYRFLLEKESPLAAHFSSKEWVTKLAYLCDIFNFLNELNLSLQGRMTTAFKLADKVAAFKAKLEVWGLRVRTGIFDMFQTLAGILEETEPEPSFSQLVHDHLSQLSEEFERYFPTTKDPRTRKEWIRNPFVNKPGESTLSVLEEDQLLEIANDGSLKSMFETSNLPTFWIKVQAEYPGIATKALKTLLPFPTSYLCETGFSAMTTAKTRLRSRLDIRNTLRVSLSPIAPRWDRLVAGKQAQCSHWSRETSLVLPLILNLW